The following proteins are co-located in the Flectobacillus major DSM 103 genome:
- the rplK gene encoding 50S ribosomal protein L11, translating to MAKEIAGYVKLQCKGGAANPSPPIGPALGSKGLNIMEFCKQFNARTQDKPGVILPVLITYYKDKSFDFVVKTPPAPILLLEAAKVKIGSAQPNLKKVGSVTWDQVRTIAETKMPDLNCFTVEAAMSMVAGTARSMGLTVTGEKPF from the coding sequence ATGGCAAAAGAAATAGCTGGCTACGTTAAGTTGCAGTGCAAGGGTGGTGCCGCAAACCCTTCACCACCAATCGGTCCTGCCTTGGGTTCTAAGGGTTTGAATATCATGGAGTTCTGTAAGCAATTCAATGCCAGAACACAAGATAAACCAGGTGTAATTCTACCTGTATTAATTACTTACTACAAAGATAAATCATTTGATTTCGTAGTAAAAACTCCTCCTGCTCCAATCTTGTTGTTGGAAGCTGCTAAGGTAAAAATTGGTTCAGCTCAGCCAAACTTGAAAAAAGTTGGTTCTGTAACTTGGGACCAAGTTCGTACGATTGCTGAAACTAAGATGCCAGACTTAAACTGTTTCACAGTAGAAGCAGCAATGAGCATGGTAGCTGGTACAGCTCGTTCTATGGGTCTTACAGTAACAGGAGAAAAACCTTTCTAA